The genomic DNA CTTCTTCTGGAACTCTTGTTATTTTATGTCATCAtatctccccctcctctcctggccTCATGGGGCAGACgggagaagagcagagggagCCAACGATCAGGAGGAAGGGGCTGAGCAGAGACCCCACCTGAGAGGTCGTGTGGCCCAGAGGGAGAGGTGAGGCCTGGCGCTGCCCCTCCTGGCAGGGGCCCAGCTCACATCCCGAGGGCCACACAGTCCGGTGACATCCCTGGCTCTCCCGGAGCCCGCGGCCTGCCGGAGCTGCCCGAGCAGCCTCTTGTCCCTGATAACCGAACATTGTCGCCCATCGGTGACAGCGGAGACTCCAGGAGGCATGTGAGCCCAAGGCCCTCAGGGTGCTTCTGAGGAGACAGGTGATTCTTGCCGGGCCACACACGAGGTGGCAGCGGGGCACTTTCTTGTGACTCAGTCCAACTTTGAGAACCCACGGGTGTCCAAGTCCTCATGCCTGTCACCTCCTGACCTGTTCTGAGGGATACCTGCAGTCACTCCAAAAATCTCATATGCATGTGCCCAGCGGGCCTCACTTATGTCCCCCATCATTTGCCttcttttttatttagaaatcgAGAAAGAACCTGGGCCCAGTCATGTTGGGAAACGGCTGGAATTTCCCCTCTCTATTTAGTACAtttcttttatcttaaaaaaaaaataccattaagttatctcccttattttattttttctggaaaaGTCTTTAGTTCATGTATTTCTCAAGCATTTTGACATTGTGTCCCAGACTAATGGCCGGATCACTTCCTTCTAGTCTCTCTCAAAATTCCTGCTGGTTTTCTCTCTTGCAAATGCCTTAGTGCTGCAAAGCAAAttcccccttccctcccatttCTCTACACTTCTCTCTGTGAAAAAGAAAGGGCCCCAGGCTCACTGAGGTCTTTAGGCAAACCAGATACATCCCCACAGAGCCTTCAAAGGTGCCTCCTCCCAAGCCGCACAAACCTCCGCCTATTAACTCTTTCAGAGAGCGTTTGTCAGCGTGTGAAAACCGTCTGGGTTCATTGATTAAAAAAAGGTATTGTTTTTGGGCTGTTGAATATATTAACGAGTTGTATCAGAGGACAGTTAGTATTTGCAAAGGGCTATGGTTACTTAGGCCTACTTGCTGCCTTAAAAGATGAAATGACATTTGGAAAAGACACCCCCTGCCAGAACATACTTCATTAAGAGGCTGGTAGGATGCttctcctccccaaaccccaaAGGGTTAAGTTGAAATGGTTACTATTCCTCTCTGTGGCCCCCACATCCCGTATTCTAATGTATGAACTCTCATTCAGACACGAGCCAGCCCCATATGCTTCCCGGGATTGGCGACAGCTTGCGTCCTCGGCATGACATGTATGGTCTCGGCTGAAATATTCATAAAAACACAGTGTTATAAACTGGAAGCTCACCTAGACTgtgcacatacatgcatgcacgTATTTGTAGCCCCACGTTCCGAGGGGGGTTCACTTTGTCCCTTCTTGTCCGGGGACTCTCAGCCCGAGGTGAGAAAACCAAAGCAGGGTCATTAAGAATTCTGACAAGGTAGGCTGAAtaaattgtgttttctttgtgaGCCTTAATCCGGTGTTGTATTGGCTTCTCGGACATGGCTAATTTATTTGGAATTTCATTCTGTTCCTGACAGTGCCCTTGACTAGCTGTTTGATCACCCTGAGCAAAGTTACATACCAGCTTTCAACTGTTGGAAGGCCAGCAGTgtaatttttctcaagtgcattcTGCTGGGTCCGGCTTTATGCTTTGTGGCAGGACATTTCAAACGGCTGGGGCCATCCCTTGATGGGGAGAGAACCCAGCCCTCGCAGGGGTCTCCCTCAATGAGGAAGCTTCCCACTTGCCCCCACTCACTTGGGATTTTAATCTGCTTTTGTGgcgcaggaagaaagaaaattaattttcgcCTGTCTGTGAGTAGGAGCATTTCACTGGAAACCCGGTTGAAATGCATGTCCTATTGACTTCAGCAGCCTGCACGGACTGGCTGTGCTTTGAGATGCAGTTGTCTCAGGGGAAGAAGAAAATCGGCCACAAACCGTCCCAGGGGGCTGACCCTGGGTCTCCATCAGTCCTATTATCTCGGCAGAAATAGGAGTTGACGTTCATTCTCTCCTAACTCATATATATCTGCAATGTTGGCTTCTTCTTTTTTGAATAGCAAGGATGTCTTgcttgggaaaaagaaaaaaagtaacagaTTTTCAATGAGACTCCAACACTTCTGAGAGTCTCAGCGTCATTGTAGTGGGTGATTTTACATTTTGGCAGAATCTGGTATAATGAAAATTGTTCCCTTTAGTTTGGCTTCTCGATACCTGTCCACATAACACATTCCTCCTGAGTGCCTTCTGGGTGCCAGGAGCTGTGCTGAGCCCGGGGGGGTGTGGTGAGAGCCCACATTCTAGAAATACTTAGAAGGCTCCAGGGGATGTTAGGCTGTGAGGAAAGTAAAAACATAACTGACCAACCAACTGAAGAACAGGGTCACGTGATGGATGGGGCCTGGTGAGAGGGCTCACCTTGGCGCTCTGGGCCTGCCTGTGAGGTGGGGATGTCCACCGGGTCCATGTGCCATTTGAGCAATGCTCATTTCCTGAAAAGCACTCTTATGCCTGGCCTTGCTTGCAGAACATGGGGAAGGGACAACTGTGCCTGTTTatggatgaggaagctgaggcccagggcaCTGCAGGGACTCTTGGAAGGAGACCCAGCGTCTGTAGGGCAGGCAACTCAGAGGGGACCCTTGAGGCTTGTCCTGGTGCCGTCGCTCACAGCAAGAGCTGGTCCTGGGCGGGGACTAGGCTATGTCCACCCCGAGGCCTCCTTCATGGACCTCGCCTGTGGAAGTTCATCTGCTGAGCACTGTGTTAGGGGACAATGAGGGAGGACTTGCTGGCCACTGCTTCAGTGGCTGGACACTTGGGTGAGGGAAGGCCCCCCTGGCTCTCTGCACTCCTTACTGAGCCCAGGCCCTGCGTCCATCCTGGGGCCTCTCCGCTCAGCCCTGTGACTTGCAGCGAACTGGCTGCTGGGTCTGCTCACCCTCTTTGTCATGGGCTGCCTTCCCAGCAGGTGCTTTAAGAGACGGTTCACCTGGCAAAATGTGCGGGAGGTGTGGGGAgggcagaaggaaggaggaaacggcCAAGAAGAGCTGTGGCTTCAGGCACAGCCGTATTTGCTGAGCTCTTGAGGGGAATCCTGGGGGCTGTGTTCGGATTTGGAGTTTGTCCTGATCCCAGCGGTCAGTCCCAGACTGAGGGCTGTGTCGGGTGAGGACAACCCAAAATGCTCCGGGTGTCCATACTGGGGGTCTTCAGCACCAAGGGTGTCGCCTGGAGAAGAGGTGTGTGGGAAGCAAAGGGACAATGAGGCCGAGGGCCGGGGCCACAGCAAGGGCCCAGAGCAGCCCCACTGTGTCCCCAAACGCACCTTCACGCCTGCAAAGTGCTGGCCTCTGTGCTGGCTTTCATTATCACCacattattgttttccttttggtgATGCCGCTGCCTGTGTCTCAGGCCTGCCACACCTGCCAGGTAATCCTTTCTCAGGAGAAGCCACCCAAGGCACGGCCATGACACTGCCCAGGGCAGGGGACCTTCGCTTCCTCTCCTGAAGGGCGTGCTGACCTTGGCTTCCCCGAATGCCGGGGCCCAGGGACGTCTGGGCAGGAAGGGGGGGCTTCCATGGCCCTAAGTCTTGGTGCGTGAGCACCACGTGAGCAGGTCGTTGTTGACTCTGTGTGCTTGGCAAACAGGAGATTTATCCAAGGCCAccttccccacctgctgggcCAGGGGCCTGGGTAGGAGGCTGAGGACAGGTCTGCTCAGCATGCGCCCGGGGCCTCCCGCTCCCCTGGGGCACCCACCTGGAGACGCCGACCTCTCAGGTAGGCAAAATGCCCGCTTAGGAATCGACCTCTTCTCCTTCTCGAGTACGTGGCTGCTTCACCCAGGGACTGTCCCTCCACATGCACATGGGTTTCTTCGGGAGGGCAGCTTGCAAGCCCTGAGGACGTTCTGCAACATTCGGGATGTCCTCGGCCAGCAGCCATGTCTCGGGGAACACCGGGTCTGATTACTGACTCGGTATGGCTCCCCCACCTCAGAGCTTATGTATGTTTGAAGGGATCTTCAAACCTCTGCACATGGGACCCCGTGTCCCCTGAGAGCTGCTCCAGTAAGTGCCCAGACCAGCCGGCCAGGTCCCCCGGCTGGCAGCTCTCTCTGTGGACTGGGACACAAAAAGGCATTTATCACCCAGAGAGCAAAGTAGGCCCAAAGTAGGCCATGATCACTTCTGAGACAGGCCCTGCCATTCGGGGTGACATCTGAGTTTCCAGAGCTGAGGGCCCTCGGAGGGGTGGAGGTGGGCGCTCCCTGGGGGTTCGGCTCACGGTGAGCAGCCATCACATGCTTCCTGGGATTATCCTTATGGGAACCACGGGGGCACCACCATCCCTCTGAGCCCAGGAAGGGGCCTGTGCTCTGGGGAAACCTTAATCCCCAGGAAGGGGGCGGTGGGGGGGTGCCCGGCATCTGCTCCCAGCTCACCCCCACCAGCCGACCCACGGAGACCTTGCTGTGAAAGGCCAGAGGTGAACCTGGGAGTGGCCGAGTCTGCAGAGGTGTGTGTGCCCACACATGTGGGTGCCcggtgtgtgcatgcgtgtgtacGTGTCCACGCGTGTGCTCCTGCGTTCATGTATGTGGCGGGCAGAGAAGGGTGGGCAGGTGCTGTTGCTTCAGAGAGGGCGAGGCGACGGCGTCTTGGCCGGGCGAGGGCCCGGGGTCGGCTGGAGCGGGCGCGCCGGGAGGGGGCGCCGGCCCCCGACCCCCTCCGGGGAGCGGCGGGCTTCCCGGGGCGCAGCCCCGTCCCGGGGCTCCGGCGGCGGCCTGCGCGGACCCGGCTGACGCCCCGGGGCCCCCCTCTCTCCGCCCTGTCGGCCGCAGCGCCCCCGCCGCCGGGACCAGGCCGCCGGAGGGACCGCGGAGCGCGGAGAGAAAGGCCCGATTGTGCGGCGCGGCCGGAGGAGCGGCGTGGGCGGCGCGGGAGCCCGAGCGCAGGCCTCGCCCAGCAGCTGCCGCCGAGCGGCCGGGTCACGTCAGCGCCGGCGAGCGGAGCCCGCAGAGGGGGCGCCCGCAGCCCCTCCACAATGCGGCCTTTGTCGGCCCGGGGGGCGCCTCCGTCGGGATGAATGGCGCGCGGGCCTCCTGAGCAGGGAGGCGGCCCGCGGCCCCGATCTGGGCTCCCCTCTGCCGGGGGGGGGTCCCCCCGGGATCGCAGCGCGGCCTGCTAGGGGCCGCAGGAGGGGCCCCCAAGCCCCCCGGAGCCCCCCACCCGGCCCCCCGCCACACAACCGGCACCGGGCGGAGCCCGGGGCTGGGCGCTCCGGACCCGCTGCTGCCCCGCGAGGCCTGGCCCTCGGCATGGCCTCGTGGCCGGGGGACAGCGCGGGCCCCGACCCGCTCGTTGTCCTGCTGGCCGTCATCCTGCTAGCGCGCTTCCTTCTGTGGGCCTGCCTCGGCACCTACCTTGATCATAGGCTGGCCCGGCCGCAGCCTGCAAAACCCAAGGAGGACTAGGCATCCGTGGCCGCAGCACTCGGCGCCAAGCGCCTTCCCCTCTGCAGGACACTGTCCCAGGGATGACCTGTCCTGCGGCTGGGGGTGCCGGGGGTGGAGGGGGGCAGGCACATAGCCCCTGCAACCCTCCCGTGGGGGAGACATGGACCAGGCTCTGCCCAGACTGATCAGGCTGTGTGACCGCATCACCAGCCAGCACAGCCACCAACCCCGCCCGCCGGCCCCCTCCCCGTTCCCCCATCTCCCCCCCATCCCCAGCTTCCGGAAGGACAACAGGCAGCACAGCCCACTGCCTTGTCTCCCCCAGTGCAGACCCCAGAGGGTGTCCACAGACAGGTGACGCCTGAGGTCAAGGCCAGCTCCAGCTGACTGTGGGCAATCTCCCCCACCTCTAAAGAGGGCATGGTGATCCCATGACCTGGGAGGGTCAGTCAGGGTGGCATGGGCTAGCCCCCCCATCTGCAGACTGTGGGACATGTGGAGGGCAGTTTGGTGGAGGAACCACAGGACCCACGTGCTTTGCTCCCCTCTGCTTTAAGCTGAGACACGCCTGAGAAGACTGACAGGCAGGGAAACGTGGCCTGAACCTGAGAATCCAGTGCCCGTCTCCCTGACCCGTCAACTGTGTCCGTGCCCGAATGAAGGAGCAGCACACGGCAGCTGGGTGGGGCTCAGCCTGGTGGCGGGTTGGAATCACCCAGGAGATTGTAGCAAACACCAGTAGTCAAGCCCCCGAGTCTGAGAAACAGCAGCAGAGACAGGACGTTGCTGGGGCCTGGTGACACTGGGAACTCACAGCAGAGCCTTAGGGGGCTGGAGTTGCCAGCCTGGGGTAGTAGACCCCAGGGGCACCGTGGCTGGGAGCTGTCGGCCTTGCAGTGTCCTGGCAGCACGGACCGCAGGTGTGAGCCTGGCGTGCAGTTATTGCTGCTTCTGTGGCACCGGGTGAACGCACCCGTGCTGAGAAGACCTTGTTTGGCACTGGAGAGAGCGCTGTGCtccagggaactccagggacTGTGGACGTGGTCAGAGAAGCAGTGACCTTCTGGGGGGTCGGGCTGACCAACTTGAGAGTGTTGATGCAGGGGTGTCCTGGGGATGATTCACAGATGACCTGGATGGGGTTCCCTGCTTACTGATGGCGGTCTGGAGAGTCTGCCAAGGAGGTTCCTGTGCACTGACTCATCCAGGGCTGGCAGGTGGCTGTCCTCTGGGCTGTTGTATTAGCCAGTGGCCAGGCAGAACCCTCATTCTTCACCTCCACCCGTCAGTGTCAAGGACAATCTGCCACAGGGTGGCTGAGGGCTCTGCTGAAGATTCTCTCCGGATGTAGGGTTAGGGGAGGGGGAGTTCTCATTGCTCTTTAAGAAAACATCAGcctcccaggaattccactcctaggaatttatcctaagaatgcaggagcccagtctcaaaaagacagatgcacccctatgtttattgcagcagtttttacaatagccaagaaatggaagcaacctaagtgtccatcggtagatgaatggataaagaagaggtggtacatacacactatggaatattattcagccataagaagaaaacaaatcctaccatttgcaacaacatggatggagctagagggtgttatgctcagtgaaataagccaggcggagaaagacaagtaccaaatgatttcactcatctgtggagtataagaacaaagcaaaactgaaggaaaaaaacagcagcagaatcacagaacccaagaatggactaacagttaccaaagggaaagggactggggagggtgggtggggagggagggataagggggaataaggggcattacaattagcacacataatgtagggggggggcacggggaaggcagtatatacagagaagacaagtagtgactctatagcatcttactacactgatggacagtgactgtaatggggtatgtgggggggacttggtgatggagggagtctagtaaacataatgttgctcatgtaattgtatagtaatgataccaaaataaaaaaaaagaaaaagaaaaaaattgtccaaTCTTCTTTATAATTATTATGCAAGATTGTATTGATCTCTTTAAGGAGGAAGCGCACTCATTGTCATGTATGTGTACCATTCTGGGTTGCCTGGGACTTCCCTGGTTTGAAAACTGGAAGTCCCACATTCTGGGAAACTCCTCCTTCTTGGGCAAAGCCCCTCCCCCCACACCTCTTGGGCAAAGCCCACCCTCCCCCAACATCCCCCCAACAGCCCCCAACAGATGGAGGGAAATGTCAGAAGTTCACACAGAATGCTAATGTCTTACCAGTTGCTGACGTGCATGTAGCCTGCATGTCCACTTGGGTGCACAGAATGTCACCCCCACACACGTTTGAGGTTCAACGTTTGGTCTGGTAAGCCAGAATCCTGGGGCTCTTGCTGGCACTGGCAGAGGGGACACAGCCTTCTGCTGAGGTTGCCCGGCAAAGCAGAAGCCAGAGGCTGATGCCAACTGGAACCGTGGAAGGAGATAGGATTAGGCCGACATTATTTGAGCCTCTTTCCAGTCACACTGGTCAATACGTATACAGTTTTTCTTAAGCCAGTTTACATTGGCTTCTGTCATTTGAAACTGACAAAATTCTGACGAGCACGGCCTCTGCATCCATGCGTCAGCCAGTGCCTGGCTCAGAATGGGCACTCGGGCCGTGGCAGCTGAGGGAATGAGAGGGTATGTCTGGCCCTCTGTCAGACAGCAGTTGAAGTCAGCTGTGAGTAACAGACGAGTATACAAACAGTGACATACACAAGAGAagctgttttttattttccttttttcatgtaGCAAGAAGTCTGGCACTTGACATTTGTAGGCCGTGGTACGGTGGCTCCATGACATTGCAAAGACTCAGACCCTTCCATAGTTCTGCTCCGCCATCCTTAGCCTGTAGTTTTGGTCTTTACGGTCACAGAAAGGCTGCTGCTCCTTCAGGCATCTTGAGGAGTtccaggcaggaggaggaaggaaagggtgaTAGGGAGAGACAATTTCCTGGTAGGTAGAATGCTTAGTATTACATCTCATCAACTAGAATTATGTCACAAGGCATCCCTAGAGGCGGAAGAGAAATGGTGTTTGTTAGCTGGGTGCGCTGCCACCTTAGGTCATGTCGGGTCTCTATTATAAAGGAAGGCACAACGGATACTGGGGAGGCAAATGGCAG from Manis pentadactyla isolate mManPen7 chromosome 9, mManPen7.hap1, whole genome shotgun sequence includes the following:
- the SMIM38 gene encoding small integral membrane protein 38; its protein translation is MASWPGDSAGPDPLVVLLAVILLARFLLWACLGTYLDHRLARPQPAKPKED